One stretch of Corynebacterium auriscanis DNA includes these proteins:
- a CDS encoding rhodanese-related sulfurtransferase encodes MGHSATDLTETRILLYYCFTPIDDPTAVMLWQRALCEQLGLKGRILISEHGINGTVGGSLASCKQYVRRTREFPGFKAMEFKWSQGGAEDFPRLSVKVRDEIVSFGAPGELKVDENGVVGGGQHLKPEEVNKLVEERGDEVVFFDGRNAMEAQIGKFKNAVVPDVNTTHDFIKELESGKYDWMKDKPVVSYCTGGIRCEVLSSLMKNRGFEEVYQIEGGIVRYGEKFGDSGLWEGSLYVFDRRMHMEFTPDAKVLGRCRNCQAETNDFHNCVNDQCREQILLCESCAADTQKAHCGRPECAEIAVKLVTAAE; translated from the coding sequence ATGGGCCATAGCGCAACTGATCTCACTGAAACACGAATCCTGCTGTACTACTGCTTCACTCCGATTGACGATCCAACCGCGGTGATGTTGTGGCAGCGTGCCCTGTGCGAACAGCTCGGGCTGAAGGGGCGCATCCTGATTAGCGAGCACGGCATCAACGGAACAGTTGGTGGTTCGCTGGCTAGCTGTAAGCAATACGTTCGCCGTACCCGCGAATTCCCTGGGTTTAAGGCAATGGAGTTCAAGTGGTCGCAGGGCGGGGCAGAGGACTTCCCGCGGTTGAGCGTGAAGGTGCGCGATGAAATCGTTTCCTTTGGTGCGCCGGGGGAACTGAAGGTCGATGAGAACGGAGTCGTCGGCGGCGGCCAGCATCTCAAGCCCGAAGAGGTTAACAAGCTGGTTGAAGAGCGCGGCGATGAGGTTGTGTTCTTCGATGGTCGCAACGCAATGGAAGCCCAGATCGGTAAGTTTAAGAACGCCGTTGTACCCGACGTGAACACCACTCATGACTTCATTAAAGAACTGGAAAGTGGTAAGTACGACTGGATGAAAGACAAGCCGGTCGTCAGCTACTGCACGGGCGGTATCCGCTGCGAGGTGTTGAGCTCCCTCATGAAAAACCGCGGATTCGAGGAGGTTTACCAAATCGAGGGCGGTATCGTGCGCTATGGCGAGAAGTTCGGGGATTCTGGCTTGTGGGAGGGGTCACTGTACGTTTTCGATCGCCGTATGCACATGGAATTTACTCCCGACGCCAAAGTGCTGGGCCGCTGCCGAAACTGCCAGGCGGAAACGAATGATTTTCACAATTGTGTGAATGATCAGTGCCGCGAGCAGATCCTCCTATGCGAGTCATGTGCCGCGGATACGCAAAAGGCGCACTGCGGAAGGCCGGAGTGCGCTGAAATTGCTGTGAAGTTGGTGACTGCTGCGGAATAA
- a CDS encoding GNAT family N-acetyltransferase, giving the protein MTDFAKPESVVDNSAEPEISAPKVHVTGRNVLSMPGHQVHALYKLRVDIFVNEQRAPFPEIDDTDAHPNTHHILAYVHPGNGPSYPHGTPDPGSPLRLVGTCRVFGPPEAQHLGRLCVSADMRGYGIAHQLVQEALEVCISRAAALDPSTNAPIVKIEAQTYLDDFYRTYGFTEAGDRFVTEGIEHVEMHLDLDEYKMRAAKQER; this is encoded by the coding sequence ATGACCGACTTCGCCAAGCCCGAATCTGTCGTGGACAATTCAGCCGAACCAGAAATCAGTGCGCCGAAAGTTCACGTGACTGGCCGCAATGTACTATCCATGCCCGGCCATCAAGTTCATGCGTTATACAAGCTGCGCGTTGACATTTTTGTCAACGAGCAGCGGGCACCATTCCCCGAAATTGACGACACCGACGCGCACCCCAACACGCACCATATCTTGGCCTACGTGCATCCAGGCAATGGTCCGTCCTATCCGCACGGAACTCCGGATCCCGGCTCCCCCCTGCGCCTCGTAGGCACCTGCCGAGTCTTTGGCCCGCCAGAGGCTCAACACCTAGGTCGCTTGTGCGTGAGCGCGGACATGCGCGGTTACGGCATCGCTCACCAGCTTGTTCAGGAAGCCCTGGAAGTGTGCATTTCCCGCGCTGCGGCTCTCGATCCTTCAACTAACGCACCAATCGTCAAGATCGAAGCGCAAACCTATCTGGACGATTTCTACAGGACCTACGGCTTTACAGAAGCCGGCGATAGGTTTGTCACCGAGGGCATCGAGCACGTAGAGATGCACCTCGACCTGGACGAATACAAGATGCGGGCCGCCAAGCAGGAAAGGTAA
- a CDS encoding FAD-dependent oxidoreductase, translating into MPANRPLRIAVIGSGPAGIYASDALTKSDIDVSVDIYERMPAPFGLIRYGVAPDHPRIKGIIKSLHRVLDKPEVRLFGHVNVGEDVTHDELKEFYDAIIYATGATDDKDLNFPGAEHTIGAGKFVGFYDANPHFDESWNLDAESVAVIGVGNVGLDIARVLAKTGDELLTTEIPDNVYDSLKNNKAKEVHVFGRRGPAQAKFTPLELKELNHSDTIEVIVNPEDIQYDEASEDARRNSKIQDMVCTILEQYAIADPTDAPHKLYLHFFESPVEVKTDENGQVTAFITERTELTGDGRVQGTGKLNEWPVQAVYRAVGYKSDALHSLPWDERTNVLPNVGGRVLTEGPTADGIAGVPGTADPEAEQRERLPGVYTTGWVRRGPVGLIGNTKGDANETVANLLEDHANGIGFDPSKPEEEAVEQWLADKGIAYTTWNGWYALDKYERELGESEGRERKKVRSIEEMVKYSNTDQTE; encoded by the coding sequence ATGCCTGCGAATCGCCCTCTGCGCATTGCCGTCATTGGTTCCGGCCCCGCTGGAATTTACGCTTCGGATGCCCTCACCAAGTCCGATATTGACGTCAGCGTGGATATCTACGAACGGATGCCCGCCCCATTCGGCCTCATCCGTTACGGCGTTGCCCCCGACCACCCACGAATCAAGGGCATCATCAAGAGCCTCCACCGCGTGCTGGATAAGCCCGAAGTACGTCTATTCGGCCACGTCAACGTCGGCGAGGACGTCACCCACGACGAGCTCAAGGAATTCTACGACGCGATCATTTACGCCACCGGCGCGACCGACGACAAGGACTTGAACTTCCCAGGTGCCGAGCACACCATCGGCGCAGGTAAATTTGTGGGCTTTTACGACGCAAACCCTCACTTCGACGAGTCCTGGAACCTGGATGCAGAATCCGTCGCCGTGATCGGCGTAGGCAATGTAGGCTTGGACATCGCGCGCGTTTTGGCCAAGACCGGGGATGAGCTACTCACCACCGAGATCCCAGATAACGTTTACGACTCCCTGAAGAACAACAAGGCCAAGGAAGTCCACGTGTTCGGTCGCCGCGGCCCTGCCCAGGCGAAGTTCACCCCACTGGAGCTCAAGGAGCTCAATCACTCAGACACCATCGAGGTCATCGTCAATCCTGAGGACATCCAGTACGACGAAGCATCTGAAGATGCTCGTCGCAATTCCAAGATTCAGGACATGGTGTGCACCATCTTGGAACAGTACGCGATCGCCGATCCCACCGATGCGCCTCACAAGCTGTACCTTCATTTCTTCGAGTCTCCAGTCGAGGTAAAGACCGACGAAAACGGTCAGGTCACCGCGTTTATCACCGAGCGCACTGAGCTCACGGGAGACGGTCGCGTTCAAGGCACCGGAAAACTGAACGAATGGCCCGTACAGGCGGTCTACCGCGCAGTGGGTTACAAGTCAGATGCCCTCCACTCCCTGCCATGGGATGAGCGCACCAATGTTCTCCCCAACGTCGGCGGACGCGTGCTAACGGAAGGCCCCACAGCCGATGGCATCGCAGGTGTGCCCGGTACGGCAGATCCAGAGGCGGAACAGCGCGAGCGCCTCCCCGGCGTTTACACCACCGGTTGGGTGCGTCGCGGACCGGTTGGCCTCATCGGCAACACCAAGGGCGATGCCAACGAGACTGTCGCGAATTTGCTGGAAGACCACGCCAACGGCATCGGCTTTGACCCATCTAAGCCAGAAGAAGAGGCTGTTGAGCAGTGGCTGGCGGACAAGGGTATCGCCTACACCACATGGAACGGCTGGTACGCACTGGACAAATACGAGCGTGAGCTGGGCGAATCCGAAGGCCGCGAGCGCAAAAAGGTGCGATCGATCGAAGAAATGGTGAAATACTCGAATACTGATCAAACTGAATAG